A region from the Phycisphaerales bacterium genome encodes:
- the lhgO gene encoding L-2-hydroxyglutarate oxidase produces MEHFNTVVIGGGIVGLATAYRLQSLSSASVAVIEAEGELATHQTGRNSGVIHSGLYYKPGSLKATLCASGRDAMYDFCARHSIPHERCGKVVVATTPEEIPRLDELERRGRANGLTSIRRASREEICEREPNVSCVAGFIVEETGIVSYPSVARQLARLINGSGGSVRTNAKLLSAGVEPGQFTLETSAGPIRASSIVNCAGLQCDRVAKIFGVEPNVRIVPFRGEYYDLLPHARGLVKDLIYPVPDPAFPFLGVHFTRAVDGTVEAGPNAVLAMAREGYDWETSSWRDLADMARYPGFWKLINRHWRTGMMEARRSLSKELFLGALRKLIPDLGLEDITPGRAGVRAQAVEADGGLVDDFRIIRGGGMVHVLNAPSPAATASLAIGATIADIAAQDFHQARK; encoded by the coding sequence ATGGAACACTTCAACACAGTCGTGATTGGCGGCGGGATCGTGGGTCTCGCGACGGCGTACAGGCTCCAGTCGCTCTCGTCGGCTTCGGTCGCGGTCATCGAGGCCGAGGGCGAACTCGCGACGCACCAGACGGGACGAAACTCGGGCGTGATCCACTCGGGGCTGTACTACAAGCCCGGCTCGCTCAAGGCGACACTCTGCGCCTCGGGGCGGGACGCGATGTACGACTTCTGCGCGCGCCACAGCATTCCGCACGAGCGATGCGGGAAGGTCGTGGTGGCGACGACGCCGGAGGAGATCCCGAGGCTCGACGAACTCGAACGCCGCGGGCGCGCCAATGGACTGACGTCGATCCGGCGGGCGTCACGCGAGGAGATCTGCGAGCGCGAGCCGAATGTCTCGTGCGTCGCGGGATTCATCGTCGAAGAGACGGGGATCGTGTCGTATCCGTCGGTCGCGAGGCAACTCGCGCGGTTGATCAATGGTTCGGGCGGGAGCGTGCGAACGAATGCGAAGCTGCTGAGCGCGGGCGTCGAACCTGGCCAGTTCACGCTTGAGACCTCGGCAGGACCGATTCGCGCGTCGTCGATCGTCAACTGTGCGGGGCTTCAGTGCGATCGCGTGGCGAAGATCTTTGGCGTGGAGCCGAACGTGCGGATTGTGCCGTTCCGGGGCGAGTACTACGACCTGCTGCCGCATGCGCGCGGGCTGGTGAAGGATCTCATTTATCCCGTGCCCGATCCCGCGTTTCCGTTCCTTGGGGTTCACTTCACGCGCGCGGTGGATGGGACAGTGGAGGCGGGGCCGAATGCGGTGCTCGCTATGGCGCGCGAGGGATATGACTGGGAGACCTCGTCATGGCGCGACCTCGCCGACATGGCGCGATACCCGGGTTTCTGGAAGTTGATCAACAGGCACTGGCGCACGGGCATGATGGAGGCCCGGAGGTCATTGAGCAAAGAACTGTTCCTCGGTGCTCTCCGGAAGTTGATACCGGACCTTGGCCTCGAGGACATCACGCCGGGACGCGCGGGTGTGCGAGCCCAGGCGGTTGAGGCGGATGGCGGCCTCGTTGACGATTTCCGCATCATCCGAGGCGGCGGGATGGTCCACGTGCTCAACGCGCCCTCGCCCGCGGCGACGGCGTCGCTTGCGATCGGTGCCACCATTGCCGACATTGCCGCCCAGGACTTCCATCAGGCCCGAAAATAA
- a CDS encoding immunoglobulin domain-containing protein: MNMNSGTDAPQARGVLVSRIGLLAAMALSTLAVPAMGQVARRGVPTFATNQHKETSTLYATQEKISIDTEDRWRPMCGTPAGALTEEDLHRIARDHERQMGEVQNLLVVDNTIGGVPRGGINSRAAGLNVIFNINATGAPSGAAASFAAAEAYIESQWSDPISITVSVSWANLGGSVIGATGSNYVTNISYTNVRNGLINGMDGNDTIQSFLPTGSSFPVRFNATSATVTNQTSMDWTRANYRATIGSVTNSDASMQYNSAFSFDFDPTNGVGGSLLSLVDTIVHEVGHAQGFTSNADGGTRPEALDLFRFARVDRAGLGDTNPDTTAEFQTAAREIDFNNPTNDDANSDLISAEYRMSDGSPNQASHFFQQSFSPPSAIGIMQPILSTGVTFSPNFYKTADKDMLDAIGWDDAGAACNVPTISTQPVGGTGCTGTSFGFTVAATGTGTLTYQWRRNGVDISGATGTTYTIASVVLTSGAFYDCVVTNDCGSTTSNPAQLTVVPSAEVVTQPQPVLTCLGSPATFSITWNGDSPTFQWRRNGVAISGATSDSYTIASVVPASAAFYDCVLTDTCGNVTSNPALLTILGSASFTSQPSPATVCPGSPATFTVAVSGNTPAFQWRKNGTNIGGATSNSYTIASVIAGDAGSYDCVVTDTCNTITSNAASLGVNTQVSVTGQPNPVTTCPGSPATFTVAASGTAPTFQWRKNGINIGGATSNSYTIASVVAGDAGNYDCVVTGACNIVNSNQASLTVSAPASVTSDPSPVSACVGSIASFVVVVSGDSPTFQWRKDGTPIGGATSNTYSIAAVALADAGNYDCVVTNACGSDTSVAAALTVGEGVSITADPQPATACTGMLASFSVSYSGSGATFQWRKDLSNISGANADTYTIAAVAPADAGNYDCVVTNACGTATSAAAALTVQTCCVADVDDGSGTGTPDGGVTVDDLLYYLTQFNAGSLVADVDDGSATGTPDGGVTVDDLLYYLTRFNAGC; encoded by the coding sequence ATGAACATGAATAGTGGAACGGACGCGCCCCAGGCGCGAGGGGTGCTTGTTTCCCGCATTGGGCTGTTGGCAGCGATGGCCCTCTCGACGCTGGCGGTGCCCGCAATGGGCCAGGTCGCCCGTCGCGGCGTGCCGACGTTCGCCACCAACCAGCACAAAGAGACCTCGACGCTCTACGCGACGCAGGAGAAAATCTCGATCGACACCGAGGATCGCTGGCGTCCGATGTGCGGCACGCCCGCGGGAGCGCTCACCGAGGAAGACCTCCATCGCATCGCCCGGGACCACGAGCGACAGATGGGTGAGGTTCAGAATCTTCTTGTGGTCGATAACACGATCGGCGGCGTCCCTCGGGGCGGGATCAACTCCCGGGCCGCGGGCCTCAACGTGATCTTCAACATCAACGCGACGGGCGCTCCCTCCGGGGCCGCGGCGTCGTTTGCGGCCGCCGAGGCCTACATCGAGAGCCAGTGGTCCGACCCGATCTCGATCACCGTGAGCGTCTCGTGGGCGAACCTGGGCGGGAGCGTCATCGGCGCCACCGGCTCGAACTACGTGACGAACATCTCGTACACCAACGTGCGCAATGGGCTGATCAACGGAATGGACGGGAACGACACGATCCAATCGTTCCTCCCCACCGGCTCGTCTTTCCCCGTGCGATTCAACGCGACCAGCGCCACGGTCACGAATCAGACAAGCATGGACTGGACCCGCGCCAACTACCGCGCCACGATCGGCTCCGTCACCAACAGTGACGCGAGCATGCAGTACAACAGCGCCTTCTCCTTTGACTTCGATCCCACGAATGGCGTGGGCGGCTCGCTCCTCTCGCTCGTGGACACCATCGTCCACGAGGTCGGTCACGCGCAGGGGTTCACCTCCAACGCCGACGGCGGCACACGTCCCGAGGCGCTCGATCTCTTCCGATTCGCTCGCGTCGACCGCGCCGGTCTCGGTGACACCAACCCCGACACCACCGCCGAGTTCCAGACCGCGGCGCGCGAGATCGATTTCAACAACCCGACCAACGACGACGCCAACAGCGATCTCATCTCGGCGGAGTACCGCATGTCGGACGGCAGCCCGAACCAGGCCAGCCATTTCTTCCAGCAGAGTTTCAGCCCACCGAGCGCCATCGGGATCATGCAGCCCATCCTCTCCACCGGCGTGACTTTCTCGCCGAACTTCTACAAGACCGCCGACAAGGACATGCTCGACGCCATCGGCTGGGACGACGCCGGTGCGGCGTGCAACGTGCCCACGATCTCGACCCAGCCCGTCGGCGGGACGGGTTGCACGGGCACATCATTCGGCTTCACCGTCGCCGCGACCGGAACCGGGACCCTCACCTATCAGTGGCGACGCAACGGGGTGGATATCTCCGGCGCCACCGGCACGACCTACACCATCGCCTCCGTCGTCCTTACTTCGGGCGCGTTCTATGACTGCGTCGTCACCAACGACTGCGGCTCCACCACCAGCAACCCGGCGCAACTCACGGTCGTCCCCTCTGCCGAAGTTGTCACCCAGCCCCAGCCGGTCTTGACCTGCCTCGGGTCTCCGGCCACGTTCTCCATCACATGGAACGGCGATTCGCCTACGTTCCAATGGCGCCGCAACGGCGTCGCAATCTCCGGCGCTACCAGCGATTCCTATACCATCGCCTCGGTTGTGCCCGCCTCAGCCGCGTTCTATGACTGCGTCCTCACCGACACCTGCGGCAACGTCACCAGCAACCCGGCGCTGCTCACGATTCTCGGGAGCGCCTCGTTCACTTCACAGCCAAGCCCCGCGACCGTTTGTCCCGGCTCGCCCGCGACGTTCACCGTTGCGGTGTCTGGGAATACCCCAGCCTTCCAGTGGCGCAAGAACGGCACCAACATCGGCGGCGCCACCTCGAACTCCTACACCATCGCTTCCGTCATCGCGGGCGACGCGGGCTCGTATGACTGCGTCGTCACCGACACCTGCAACACCATCACCAGCAACGCCGCCTCACTCGGCGTGAACACCCAGGTCTCGGTCACCGGCCAGCCGAACCCCGTGACCACCTGCCCCGGCTCGCCCGCGACCTTCACCGTCGCCGCCTCGGGCACCGCGCCCACCTTCCAGTGGCGCAAGAACGGGATCAACATCGGCGGCGCGACCTCGAACTCCTACACCATCGCCTCCGTCGTCGCCGGCGATGCGGGAAACTATGACTGCGTCGTTACCGGCGCCTGCAACATCGTGAACAGCAACCAGGCCAGTCTGACGGTAAGCGCCCCGGCCTCGGTCACCAGCGATCCTTCGCCGGTCAGCGCCTGTGTTGGCTCGATCGCCTCGTTCGTCGTTGTCGTGTCTGGCGATTCGCCCACGTTCCAGTGGCGAAAGGATGGCACGCCGATTGGCGGCGCGACGAGCAACACCTACTCGATCGCCGCTGTCGCGCTCGCCGACGCCGGGAACTACGACTGCGTCGTGACCAACGCGTGCGGAAGCGACACGAGTGTGGCTGCGGCGTTGACGGTGGGCGAAGGCGTGTCGATCACCGCCGATCCTCAGCCCGCGACGGCGTGCACCGGCATGCTCGCGTCCTTCTCCGTTTCGTATAGCGGAAGCGGCGCGACCTTCCAGTGGCGCAAGGACCTGAGCAACATCTCGGGCGCTAACGCCGACACCTACACCATCGCCGCAGTAGCACCCGCCGACGCTGGGAACTACGACTGCGTCGTGACCAATGCATGCGGTACGGCCACCAGTGCCGCCGCCGCACTCACCGTGCAGACCTGCTGCGTCGCCGACGTGGACGATGGCTCGGGCACGGGCACGCCCGACGGCGGCGTCACCGTCGACGATCTGCTCTATTACCTCACCCAGTTCAACGCCGGCAGCCTCGTCGCCGACGTCGATGATGGATCGGCGACCGGCACGCCCGACGGCGGCGTCACGGTCGACGATCTGCTGTACTACCTCACACGCTTCAACGCCGGCTGCTGA
- a CDS encoding SRPBCC family protein — MALDAGITCETTVNAPVERVFAIYSDLENAGKNVSAITSLVLLTPAPIGKGTRFRETRTMFGKDATEEMEITEFNPPRGYTVECRNHGCHYVSTFVFEPAGPTSTSVTMKFKATPLTTPARIMSALTGWMLKGTIRKCMAKDFEDLKHAAESA, encoded by the coding sequence ATGGCTCTCGATGCCGGCATCACGTGCGAGACGACGGTCAACGCCCCGGTCGAGCGGGTCTTCGCGATCTACTCCGATCTCGAGAACGCCGGGAAGAACGTCTCGGCGATCACGTCGCTCGTCCTGCTCACACCTGCCCCGATCGGCAAGGGCACCCGATTCCGCGAGACACGCACGATGTTCGGCAAGGACGCCACCGAGGAGATGGAGATCACCGAGTTCAACCCGCCGCGAGGATACACCGTCGAATGCCGAAACCACGGCTGCCACTACGTCTCCACCTTCGTCTTCGAGCCGGCCGGCCCAACGTCCACCAGTGTCACCATGAAGTTCAAGGCCACGCCGCTCACCACGCCGGCCAGGATCATGAGCGCCCTCACCGGGTGGATGCTCAAGGGCACGATCAGGAAGTGCATGGCCAAGGACTTCGAGGACCTCAAGCACGCCGCCGAATCCGCTTGA
- the serS gene encoding serine--tRNA ligase, with amino-acid sequence MIDLKQLRENPARFALGAKAKGVHVDIERLVSLDEQRRAITLEREKLRAEQNRISKEAGPAIGKLQGQLKGAHGDARLAIERELDELKQKPAQFKAAIQELEHKEAALSTDIHDLLLAVPLPPDPDVPEGKGAEDNVEVKRWSAPKSQAHPNGFDTTKSFEANKGFKPKSHIEILRDLNLCDFERGVKIAGSRSYVLKGAGFRLHQAALRYAFDFMVSKHGFTPMSVPSLTREETMIGTGFFPAGREQAYQIEESKRGGGYDLFLAGTGEVGLMGLHMGEILDEAHLPLKYVTVSPCFRREAGAAGKDTAGLYRIHQFDKVEQVVICRASEEESRRWHKQMIAFVEVLLQSLELPYRLLQCCTGDLGVKNADMVDIECWMPGRGEMKNGSPTGDFGETHSASRLYDFQCRRLNMRYRMGGEQGAGETTFCHSLNNTVLASPRVLIPILEMHQQQDGSVRIPEALRPYMGGIDRIGPA; translated from the coding sequence ATGATCGATCTGAAGCAACTTCGAGAGAATCCCGCCCGCTTCGCGCTCGGCGCCAAGGCCAAGGGCGTCCATGTGGACATCGAACGTCTCGTCTCGCTCGATGAGCAGCGTCGCGCGATCACCCTCGAGCGCGAGAAACTCCGGGCCGAGCAGAACCGGATCTCCAAGGAGGCCGGGCCGGCGATCGGCAAACTTCAGGGGCAACTCAAAGGTGCGCACGGCGACGCGCGATTGGCGATCGAGCGCGAACTCGACGAACTCAAGCAGAAGCCCGCACAGTTCAAGGCCGCCATCCAGGAACTGGAACATAAAGAGGCCGCCCTTTCCACCGATATCCACGACCTGCTCCTCGCGGTTCCCCTTCCCCCTGATCCGGATGTTCCCGAAGGCAAGGGCGCCGAGGATAACGTCGAGGTGAAACGATGGAGCGCACCCAAGAGCCAGGCCCATCCCAACGGCTTCGACACGACAAAGTCCTTCGAGGCCAACAAGGGCTTCAAGCCCAAATCCCACATCGAAATCCTCCGCGACCTTAACCTCTGCGACTTTGAGCGAGGCGTGAAGATCGCCGGTTCGCGGAGTTACGTGCTCAAGGGCGCGGGGTTCCGCCTGCACCAGGCCGCCCTGCGATACGCCTTCGATTTCATGGTCAGCAAGCACGGCTTCACGCCGATGTCCGTCCCCAGTCTCACTCGCGAAGAAACCATGATCGGCACGGGCTTCTTCCCCGCGGGGCGCGAGCAGGCGTACCAGATCGAGGAATCCAAGCGTGGCGGCGGGTACGACCTCTTCCTCGCGGGTACGGGCGAGGTCGGGCTGATGGGCCTGCACATGGGCGAGATCCTCGACGAGGCGCACCTGCCGCTGAAGTATGTCACCGTGTCGCCGTGCTTCCGTCGCGAGGCCGGGGCCGCGGGCAAGGACACCGCCGGGCTCTATCGCATCCACCAGTTCGACAAGGTCGAGCAGGTCGTGATCTGTCGCGCGAGCGAGGAAGAGTCCCGTCGCTGGCACAAGCAGATGATCGCCTTCGTCGAGGTGCTGCTCCAGAGCCTGGAACTCCCGTATCGCCTGCTCCAGTGCTGCACGGGCGACCTGGGCGTTAAGAACGCCGACATGGTGGACATCGAGTGCTGGATGCCCGGACGCGGCGAGATGAAGAACGGCTCACCCACCGGCGACTTCGGCGAGACCCACTCGGCATCACGTCTCTACGACTTCCAGTGCCGCCGGCTGAACATGCGCTACCGCATGGGCGGCGAGCAGGGCGCGGGCGAGACGACCTTCTGCCACTCGCTCAACAACACCGTTCTCGCGAGCCCGCGCGTGCTCATCCCGATCCTCGAGATGCACCAGCAGCAGGACGGGAGCGTCCGCATTCCCGAGGCGCTCCGCCCGTACATGGGTGGGATCGATCGAATCGGCCCGGCGTAA
- a CDS encoding glycosyltransferase yields MSGGSSNSTHVSLAMPVYNGARFMPRALECIRSQTHRDWTLLISDNASTDATESIGREAAAGDSRIRYHRHSENIGAAPNFNFAFKQTSGALFKWCAHDDEFAPTFLEACVKALGENSKAVLAHTNTNSIDDSGEVRSRDGYESRVPSDRPSARFRAAMEMAYPTIVWGVMRRDAAARTPLIASFVGSDRYFLAELLLSGSLVVVPEYLFSVRFHEGQFAAAFEKNSAAELLRWFDPRAKAGGIGTACRSALHIAGTLARCEASLGERVRCVSYLTGRIARRVRRRLFGTRPLPTPPPSHMGAQETAS; encoded by the coding sequence ATGTCCGGGGGTTCGTCCAACTCGACGCATGTCTCGCTGGCGATGCCGGTGTACAACGGCGCGCGATTCATGCCTCGCGCGCTGGAGTGCATCCGGTCGCAGACGCACCGCGACTGGACGCTGCTCATCAGCGACAACGCCTCGACGGACGCGACGGAGTCGATCGGACGCGAGGCCGCGGCCGGTGATTCACGCATCCGGTACCACCGGCACAGCGAGAACATCGGGGCGGCTCCGAACTTCAACTTCGCCTTCAAGCAGACATCCGGCGCGTTGTTCAAGTGGTGTGCGCACGATGATGAGTTCGCGCCGACGTTTCTGGAGGCGTGCGTGAAGGCCCTGGGCGAGAATTCCAAGGCTGTGCTCGCGCACACGAACACAAACTCGATCGATGACTCGGGCGAGGTGCGGTCGCGAGATGGATATGAGTCGCGTGTGCCGTCGGATCGTCCCTCCGCGCGGTTCCGGGCGGCGATGGAGATGGCGTATCCGACGATCGTGTGGGGGGTGATGCGTCGCGACGCCGCCGCCCGCACACCGCTCATCGCGAGTTTTGTGGGGTCGGATCGGTACTTTCTCGCGGAGTTGCTGCTGAGCGGGTCGCTTGTGGTGGTGCCCGAGTATCTCTTCTCGGTGCGATTCCACGAGGGGCAGTTCGCGGCGGCGTTCGAGAAGAACTCTGCGGCGGAACTCTTGCGGTGGTTCGACCCTCGCGCGAAAGCGGGCGGGATCGGGACCGCGTGCCGATCGGCGCTGCACATCGCCGGCACGCTCGCACGCTGCGAGGCGTCGCTGGGCGAGCGGGTCCGCTGCGTGTCGTATCTCACAGGTCGGATCGCGCGCCGGGTTCGCCGGCGGTTGTTCGGAACACGCCCTTTGCCCACGCCGCCCCCGTCGCACATGGGCGCGCAGGAGACCGCTTCATGA
- the rfbF gene encoding glucose-1-phosphate cytidylyltransferase — MKVAILAGGVGSRLAEETEIKPKPMVEIGGKPILWHILMHYARYGHKDFAIALGYKGDYIKKYFTDYASLAGSMRISLRSGKVEQYDAQVPDWNLDLIDTGLPTLTGGRIKRLKPYIGNNTFMLTWGDGVADVDLDKLLAFHKSHGKLATVTTVRPTARFGHIEFDGDRVASFSEKPQTAEGWINGAFFVLEPQIFDYIEGDTTQWEKEPMEGLTRDGQLMAYKHTGFWQCMDTLRDKKLLQDLWDAGNPPWKTWA, encoded by the coding sequence ATGAAGGTTGCCATTCTTGCCGGTGGAGTCGGCTCTCGCCTCGCCGAGGAGACCGAGATCAAGCCCAAGCCGATGGTCGAGATCGGCGGCAAGCCGATCCTCTGGCACATCCTGATGCACTACGCGCGGTACGGGCACAAGGACTTTGCGATCGCGCTGGGGTACAAGGGCGACTACATCAAGAAGTATTTCACCGACTACGCGTCGCTCGCCGGATCGATGCGGATCAGCCTCCGCTCGGGGAAGGTCGAGCAGTACGACGCGCAGGTTCCCGACTGGAACCTCGACCTCATCGACACTGGGCTGCCCACGCTCACGGGCGGGCGCATCAAGCGGCTCAAGCCCTACATCGGCAACAACACGTTCATGCTCACGTGGGGCGATGGGGTCGCCGACGTCGATCTCGACAAACTGCTCGCGTTCCACAAGTCGCATGGCAAACTCGCCACCGTCACGACCGTCCGCCCCACCGCTCGTTTCGGGCACATCGAGTTCGATGGCGATCGCGTGGCGAGTTTCTCCGAGAAGCCGCAGACCGCCGAGGGGTGGATCAACGGGGCCTTCTTCGTGCTCGAGCCGCAGATCTTCGACTACATCGAGGGCGACACGACGCAGTGGGAGAAGGAGCCGATGGAGGGCCTCACCCGCGACGGGCAACTGATGGCCTACAAGCACACCGGGTTCTGGCAGTGCATGGACACGCTCCGCGACAAGAAACTCCTGCAGGATCTCTGGGACGCGGGCAATCCGCCGTGGAAGACCTGGGCCTAA
- a CDS encoding methyltransferase domain-containing protein: MRCTCCESSHLFDVLCLEGVPVFCNVLCETVEDARAFPRHDIRLVMCRECGHLYNAAFDPAQVEYSGTYENALHFSSVFREYQARLIEELVERDGVRGKHIVELGCGDASFLSALCEKGANTGIGYDPAFDPARATIPNPDRVTVRRELFTPATAAGQRIDVVCCRHVLEHIDTPNTWLKGVRDSVARATRPADTLLFFEVPNAAYMLRALAIWDLIYEHCNYFMPRAMARAFQRAGFRVDRTDEVYSGQFLTLRAHLAPANAPAAIEPRSTEDESNETLSHQFGSACREKISQWRSRFGGWGKSGKRVVLWGAGTKGVMLLNLADADRAAVGVVDLNPRKHGHFIAGTGQPILSPGELASVKPDVVIVVNPVYEAEIRRDLASRGHSPEVVLA, translated from the coding sequence GTGCGTTGCACCTGCTGCGAGTCGAGCCATCTCTTCGACGTCCTCTGCCTCGAGGGCGTGCCGGTCTTCTGCAACGTGCTATGTGAGACGGTCGAGGACGCGCGCGCGTTCCCGCGCCACGACATCCGTCTCGTCATGTGCCGCGAATGCGGACATCTCTATAACGCCGCCTTCGATCCCGCCCAGGTTGAGTACTCCGGGACCTACGAGAACGCGCTTCACTTCTCGAGCGTTTTTCGCGAGTACCAGGCTCGCCTCATCGAGGAACTCGTCGAGCGCGACGGCGTTCGCGGCAAGCACATCGTCGAACTCGGCTGCGGCGACGCCTCGTTCCTGAGCGCGCTCTGCGAGAAGGGCGCGAACACGGGCATCGGCTATGACCCGGCATTCGACCCCGCGCGCGCGACTATCCCCAATCCGGATCGAGTCACCGTTCGACGCGAACTCTTCACGCCCGCGACAGCCGCAGGTCAGCGGATCGATGTTGTCTGCTGCCGGCACGTGCTCGAGCACATCGACACGCCGAACACATGGCTGAAGGGCGTGCGTGACAGCGTGGCGCGCGCAACAAGGCCTGCGGACACGCTGCTCTTCTTCGAGGTCCCCAACGCGGCGTACATGCTCCGTGCCCTGGCGATCTGGGATCTGATCTACGAGCACTGCAACTACTTCATGCCCCGGGCGATGGCACGCGCGTTCCAGCGTGCGGGTTTCCGCGTGGACCGGACCGACGAGGTGTATTCCGGGCAGTTTCTGACGCTGCGCGCGCATCTGGCGCCCGCGAACGCTCCGGCCGCGATCGAGCCGCGATCGACCGAGGACGAGTCGAATGAGACGCTCTCGCACCAGTTCGGCTCGGCGTGCCGGGAGAAGATCTCGCAGTGGCGGTCGCGATTCGGCGGATGGGGAAAGTCCGGCAAGCGCGTCGTGCTGTGGGGCGCGGGGACGAAGGGCGTGATGCTGCTGAATCTCGCGGACGCCGATCGGGCCGCGGTTGGAGTTGTCGATCTGAACCCGCGCAAGCACGGGCATTTCATCGCGGGGACAGGGCAGCCGATTCTGTCGCCGGGCGAATTGGCGAGCGTCAAGCCCGATGTCGTGATCGTGGTAAATCCGGTGTACGAGGCGGAGATCCGGCGTGACCTCGCGTCGCGCGGGCACTCGCCGGAGGTTGTGCTCGCGTGA
- a CDS encoding MFS transporter encodes MSRSVPSASDASLPPASSSVPHWLLPLHVLGVILIQSTSFAAWFIVPIIAKKYFDADARHVVILTAAPVVLFCLSIFWNDLYSRLRFKPYAAIYWIVASLPLAFTSLATNFWLLAIPQVIASIGGAAYHPAAGDLLRSLYPAKSRGRVYSIIWGSSMLVSGGIGYLLGEVQNANPDSFRVFMPALVLAQLLGVGVLTFLATRTGHDARRVLATKRGEHPVRALLYPVVHMKEVLREDPAFTRYEGAYMTYGVGWMIATALLPNLVTDKLNLPYDTIANSTHVPYQIAVVAMILPAGWLLDRLGAVRSTALSFFLLTFYPMGLMFARGHADLLAISIFYGIAHAGASMGWMLGPVAFAPTPRRAAQYVSIHATLVGVRGTIFQALGITLYEIFHAFDIPLALAAIAHVWSAYQMWRLHAVMKKSGTTGRIESRTPRPTPTPSVTPQADPLAGPPPARS; translated from the coding sequence ATGTCCAGATCCGTGCCGTCGGCTTCCGACGCGAGCCTGCCGCCCGCGTCCTCGAGCGTTCCCCACTGGCTCCTCCCGCTCCACGTCCTGGGCGTGATCCTCATCCAATCAACGTCCTTCGCGGCGTGGTTCATCGTTCCCATCATCGCGAAGAAGTACTTCGACGCCGACGCGAGGCACGTGGTGATCCTGACCGCCGCCCCCGTCGTCCTCTTCTGCCTCTCGATCTTCTGGAACGACCTCTACTCGCGACTGCGGTTCAAGCCATACGCCGCGATCTACTGGATCGTCGCCTCGCTCCCCCTCGCCTTCACCTCGCTCGCGACCAACTTCTGGCTCCTCGCGATTCCCCAGGTCATCGCCTCAATCGGCGGCGCGGCGTATCACCCCGCCGCGGGCGATCTCCTGCGATCGCTCTACCCCGCCAAGTCCCGTGGGCGCGTCTACTCCATCATCTGGGGCTCCTCCATGCTCGTCAGCGGCGGCATCGGGTACCTCCTCGGCGAAGTCCAGAACGCCAATCCGGATTCCTTCCGCGTCTTCATGCCCGCCCTCGTTCTCGCCCAGTTACTCGGCGTCGGCGTACTCACCTTCCTCGCCACGCGAACAGGCCACGACGCACGACGCGTCCTCGCCACCAAGCGCGGCGAGCACCCCGTCCGCGCCCTGCTCTACCCCGTTGTCCACATGAAGGAGGTCCTCCGCGAGGACCCAGCCTTCACACGCTACGAGGGCGCCTACATGACCTATGGCGTTGGCTGGATGATCGCCACCGCGCTCCTCCCCAACCTCGTCACCGACAAACTGAATCTTCCCTACGACACGATCGCCAACTCCACCCACGTGCCGTATCAGATCGCGGTGGTCGCGATGATCCTCCCCGCCGGGTGGCTGCTCGATCGCCTCGGCGCTGTTCGCAGCACGGCCCTCTCCTTCTTCCTCCTCACGTTCTATCCCATGGGCCTGATGTTCGCACGGGGGCACGCCGACCTGCTCGCCATCAGCATCTTCTATGGCATCGCCCACGCCGGCGCCAGCATGGGCTGGATGCTCGGGCCCGTCGCCTTCGCCCCGACGCCGCGGCGCGCCGCCCAGTACGTCTCCATCCACGCCACGCTCGTCGGCGTCCGCGGCACGATCTTCCAGGCCCTGGGCATCACCCTCTACGAGATTTTCCACGCCTTCGACATCCCCCTCGCCCTCGCCGCCATCGCCCACGTCTGGTCCGCGTACCAGATGTGGCGACTCCACGCCGTCATGAAGAAGTCGGGCACCACAGGCCGCATCGAGTCGAGAACGCCAAGACCAACGCCGACGCCGTCGGTCACGCCCCAGGCCGATCCCCTCGCGGGACCGCCTCCGGCGCGGTCGTAG